The following proteins are encoded in a genomic region of Streptomyces sp. NBC_01723:
- the rhaI gene encoding L-rhamnose isomerase has product MTEPAAVKAALKTQAVETPSWAYGNSGTRFKVFAQAGVPRDPFEKLDDAAKVHEFTGVAPTVALHIPWDRVGNYAALARHAEDRGVRIGAINSNTFQDDDYKLGSICHPDAVVRRKAVDHLLECVDIMDATGSRDLKLWFADGTNYPGQDDIRSRQDRLAEGLAEVYERLGEGQRMLLEYKLFEPAFYTTDVPDWGTAYAHCLKLGEKAQVVVDTGHHAPGTNIEFIVATLLREGKLGGFDFNSRFYADDDLMVGAADPFQLFRIMYEVVRGGGFSSDVAFMLDQCHNIEAKIPAIIRSVTNVQEATAKALLVDAGALAAAQAAGDVLEANAVLMDAYNTDVRPLLREVRAEMGLDPEPMKAYRACGWAEKVVAERVGGQQAGWGA; this is encoded by the coding sequence GTGACCGAACCAGCCGCGGTGAAGGCAGCGCTCAAGACCCAGGCCGTCGAGACGCCGTCGTGGGCGTACGGGAACTCGGGCACCCGCTTCAAGGTGTTCGCCCAGGCCGGCGTCCCGCGCGACCCGTTCGAGAAACTGGACGACGCGGCCAAGGTGCACGAGTTCACCGGCGTCGCCCCGACCGTGGCCCTGCACATCCCGTGGGACCGGGTCGGGAACTACGCCGCGCTGGCCAGGCACGCCGAGGACCGCGGGGTCCGGATCGGCGCCATCAACTCGAACACCTTCCAGGACGACGACTACAAACTGGGCAGCATCTGCCACCCCGACGCGGTCGTGCGCAGGAAGGCCGTCGACCACCTGCTGGAGTGCGTCGACATCATGGACGCCACCGGGTCCCGGGACCTGAAGCTGTGGTTCGCCGACGGCACGAACTATCCGGGTCAGGACGACATCCGGTCCCGGCAGGACCGGCTCGCCGAGGGACTGGCCGAGGTGTACGAGCGGCTCGGCGAGGGCCAGCGGATGCTGCTGGAGTACAAGCTCTTCGAGCCGGCGTTCTACACGACGGACGTGCCGGACTGGGGCACGGCGTACGCGCACTGCCTGAAGCTGGGCGAGAAGGCGCAGGTCGTGGTCGACACGGGGCACCACGCGCCGGGCACGAACATCGAGTTCATCGTGGCGACGCTGCTGCGGGAGGGGAAGCTCGGCGGGTTCGACTTCAACTCGCGCTTCTACGCGGACGACGACCTGATGGTGGGCGCGGCCGATCCGTTCCAGCTGTTCCGGATCATGTACGAGGTGGTGCGTGGGGGCGGGTTCTCGTCGGACGTGGCGTTCATGCTCGACCAGTGCCACAACATCGAGGCGAAGATTCCGGCGATCATCCGGTCGGTGACGAACGTGCAGGAGGCCACGGCGAAGGCGCTGCTGGTCGATGCGGGGGCGCTGGCCGCCGCGCAGGCCGCCGGGGACGTGCTGGAGGCCAACGCCGTGCTGATGGACGCGTACAACACGGACGTGCGTCCGCTGCTTCGTGAGGTGCGGGCGGAGATGGGTCTCGACCCCGAGCCCATGAAGGCGTACCGCGCCTGCGGGTGGGCCGAGAAGGTCGTCGCCGAGCGGGTCGGTGGGCAGCAGGCGGGGTGGGGGGCGTAG
- a CDS encoding sugar ABC transporter ATP-binding protein gives MTHPSDTGTAPVLALRDVSKSFGAVRALRDVSLELFPGEVHALAGENGAGKSTLIKTLAGVHRPDAGQVLLDGAPVVFHGPGDARDAGIAVIYQEPTLFPDLSIAENIFMGRRPRRALGRIDHRATHDATADLMRRLGVELDPDRPARGLSIADQQIVEIAKALSFDARVLIMDEPTAALTGSEVARLFGVVRSLREQDAAVLFISHRLEEIFRICARVTTLRDGARISSEPLDGMTEDDLVRRMVGRDLDELYPKQEVRAGEVALSVRRLTREGVFTDVSFEVRRGEIVALAGLVGAGRTEVARSVFGVDRWDAGTVEVDGRALVNGAPSTAMAAGLALVPEDRRAQGLVMGMSIERNIGLTGLRTTVRGGFMDRGAERSRSLDWAVRLQVKYARIADTVSTLSGGNQQKVVLAKWLATGPKVLIVDEPTRGIDVGTKAEVHRLLSELAADGVAVLMISSDLPEVLGMADRVLVMHEGRLTAEIPRTDATEETVMAAATGRAAA, from the coding sequence ATGACCCACCCGTCCGACACGGGTACGGCCCCGGTTCTGGCGCTCAGGGACGTCTCCAAGTCCTTCGGCGCGGTCCGCGCGCTGCGGGACGTCTCCCTGGAACTGTTCCCCGGCGAGGTGCACGCCCTCGCCGGCGAGAACGGTGCCGGAAAGTCGACCCTCATCAAGACGCTCGCCGGCGTGCACCGGCCGGACGCCGGCCAGGTGCTGCTCGACGGCGCGCCGGTCGTCTTCCACGGTCCCGGCGACGCCCGCGACGCCGGCATCGCCGTGATCTACCAGGAGCCCACCCTCTTCCCCGACCTGTCGATCGCCGAGAACATCTTCATGGGCCGCCGGCCCCGGCGCGCCCTCGGCCGCATCGACCACCGGGCGACCCACGACGCCACCGCGGACCTGATGCGGCGCCTCGGCGTCGAGCTGGACCCCGACCGTCCCGCGCGCGGTCTGTCCATCGCGGACCAGCAGATCGTGGAGATCGCCAAGGCCCTCTCGTTCGACGCCCGCGTCCTGATCATGGACGAGCCGACCGCCGCCCTCACCGGCAGCGAGGTGGCCCGGCTCTTCGGCGTCGTACGCAGCCTGCGCGAGCAGGACGCCGCCGTGCTGTTCATCTCCCACCGCCTGGAGGAGATCTTCCGCATCTGCGCCCGTGTCACCACGCTGCGGGACGGCGCCCGGATCTCCAGCGAGCCGCTGGACGGCATGACCGAGGACGACCTGGTGCGCCGCATGGTCGGCCGCGACCTCGACGAGCTGTACCCGAAGCAGGAGGTCCGGGCCGGCGAAGTCGCCCTCAGCGTGCGCCGGCTGACCCGCGAGGGCGTGTTCACCGACGTCTCCTTCGAGGTGCGCCGCGGTGAGATCGTCGCGCTCGCCGGACTGGTCGGCGCCGGGCGCACCGAGGTCGCCCGCTCCGTCTTCGGCGTCGACCGCTGGGACGCCGGGACGGTGGAGGTCGACGGCAGGGCGCTGGTCAACGGCGCCCCGTCCACCGCGATGGCCGCCGGCCTCGCCCTCGTCCCGGAGGACCGGCGCGCGCAGGGCCTGGTGATGGGCATGTCCATCGAGCGCAACATCGGCCTCACCGGGCTCCGTACGACGGTGCGGGGCGGGTTCATGGACCGCGGCGCCGAACGCAGCCGCTCCCTCGACTGGGCCGTCAGGCTCCAGGTCAAGTACGCCCGCATCGCCGACACCGTCTCGACCCTCTCCGGCGGAAACCAGCAGAAGGTCGTCCTGGCCAAGTGGCTGGCCACCGGACCCAAGGTGCTGATCGTCGACGAGCCGACCCGCGGCATCGACGTCGGCACCAAGGCCGAGGTGCACCGGCTGCTGAGCGAACTGGCCGCCGACGGCGTGGCCGTACTGATGATCTCCTCCGACCTGCCCGAGGTCCTCGGCATGGCCGACCGCGTCCTCGTGATGCACGAGGGGCGGCTGACCGCCGAGATACCCCGCACCGACGCCACCGAGGAGACCGTGATGGCCGCAGCCACGGGGAGGGCAGCCGCATGA
- a CDS encoding ABC transporter permease, whose translation MTVTAPDRSPVADIPKAGATRLVDRIFKMRELAILLVFLVMIGVTQAGNSEFLSEQGIKDLLLNATILVLVATGQSLVVITRNVDLSVGSTLGISAFTAGTYLQGGGNSFVAVVLAVLTGVGFGLLNGLLVSLGQVPALVVTLGTLYIIRGIDSIWVGSRQITAADLPGGFVDFGSGGIWAVPWLALIALAVLVATAYYLKHFGGGRELYALGSNPEAARLAGIPVRKRILAAYTFCGALAGLAGALYLARFGNVDSGTGNGYELTVVSAVVVGGVVFTGGSGSVYGAALGALLLTSINSVLPALGVSSVWVLAINGILLILAIAVDRIVALRVANALKKRNARHG comes from the coding sequence ATGACGGTGACCGCACCCGACCGGAGCCCCGTGGCCGACATCCCCAAGGCCGGCGCCACCCGGCTGGTCGACCGCATCTTCAAGATGCGCGAACTGGCCATCCTGCTGGTCTTCCTGGTGATGATCGGCGTCACCCAGGCCGGCAACAGCGAGTTCCTGTCCGAACAGGGCATCAAGGACCTGCTGCTCAACGCGACCATCCTGGTGCTGGTCGCCACCGGCCAGTCGCTGGTCGTCATCACCCGCAACGTCGACCTGTCGGTCGGCTCCACCCTCGGCATCAGCGCCTTCACCGCCGGTACGTACCTCCAGGGCGGCGGCAACTCGTTCGTCGCCGTGGTCCTCGCGGTCCTGACGGGCGTCGGCTTCGGCCTCCTCAACGGCCTGCTCGTCAGCCTCGGCCAGGTCCCGGCGCTGGTCGTCACCCTCGGCACCCTCTACATCATCCGCGGCATCGACTCCATCTGGGTCGGCTCCCGCCAGATCACCGCGGCCGACCTGCCCGGCGGCTTCGTCGACTTCGGCTCCGGCGGCATCTGGGCCGTGCCGTGGCTGGCGCTGATCGCGCTCGCCGTGCTGGTCGCCACGGCGTACTACCTCAAGCACTTCGGCGGCGGACGGGAGCTGTACGCGCTCGGTTCCAACCCGGAGGCCGCCCGGCTGGCCGGCATCCCCGTGCGCAAGCGGATCCTCGCCGCGTACACCTTCTGCGGTGCCCTCGCCGGCCTCGCCGGCGCCCTCTACCTGGCGCGCTTCGGCAACGTCGACTCCGGCACCGGCAACGGCTACGAACTGACCGTCGTCAGCGCGGTGGTGGTCGGCGGCGTCGTCTTTACCGGCGGCTCCGGCAGCGTCTACGGCGCGGCCCTCGGCGCGCTGCTGCTGACCTCGATCAACAGCGTGCTCCCCGCGCTCGGGGTCAGCTCCGTGTGGGTGCTGGCCATCAACGGCATCCTGCTCATCCTCGCCATCGCCGTCGACCGGATCGTCGCGCTGCGCGTGGCCAACGCCCTGAAGAAGAGGAACGCCCGCCATGGCTGA
- a CDS encoding ABC transporter permease produces the protein MADSSIARAIRRSASLRWDGAVGALLIVVLLFSFGFVDGFGNALNLSFLIGNTLPIALIALPMTLLVVSGEIDLSVASTAGLSGAVMGALWNQGMTIEAIIPICLLLGVVCGLVNGLLVTRLGLPSLAVTIGTLAAYRGIAQIVLGSDAVTDFPSQYLDFASGRIGDTFVPYAFLPFLVLLAIAVVALHAMPFGRALFAVGASEEAARFAGIRVRRQKLILFTLTGLMSALTGVFWALHYASARYDNATGLELSVVAAVLLGGIDFDGGKGTLGGAIAGVFLLGALQNVMSLQDVSAQSQIVVTGVLLVLSVLGPRVARQVSLARAQRLT, from the coding sequence ATGGCTGACAGCTCAATCGCGCGAGCGATCCGCCGGTCCGCCTCTTTGCGGTGGGACGGGGCCGTGGGCGCCCTCCTCATCGTGGTGCTGCTGTTCTCCTTCGGCTTCGTCGACGGCTTCGGCAACGCCCTCAACCTGTCCTTCCTCATCGGCAACACCCTGCCGATCGCGCTCATCGCCCTGCCGATGACCCTGCTCGTCGTCTCCGGAGAGATCGACCTGTCGGTCGCCTCCACCGCCGGTCTGTCCGGCGCGGTGATGGGCGCCCTGTGGAACCAGGGCATGACCATCGAGGCGATCATCCCGATCTGCCTGCTGCTCGGCGTCGTCTGCGGCCTGGTCAACGGGCTGCTGGTCACCCGGCTCGGCCTGCCCTCCCTCGCCGTGACGATCGGCACCCTGGCGGCCTACCGGGGCATCGCGCAGATCGTGCTCGGCTCCGACGCGGTCACCGACTTCCCGTCGCAGTACCTGGACTTCGCGTCCGGCCGGATCGGCGACACGTTCGTCCCGTACGCCTTCCTGCCGTTCCTCGTGCTGCTGGCCATCGCCGTGGTCGCCCTGCACGCCATGCCGTTCGGCCGGGCGCTGTTCGCGGTCGGCGCCAGCGAGGAGGCCGCGCGGTTCGCCGGGATCCGGGTCCGGCGGCAGAAGCTGATCCTCTTCACGCTGACCGGGCTGATGTCCGCGCTGACCGGGGTCTTCTGGGCGCTGCACTACGCGAGTGCGCGGTACGACAACGCCACGGGGCTCGAACTGTCCGTCGTCGCGGCCGTGTTGCTGGGCGGCATCGACTTCGACGGCGGGAAGGGCACGTTGGGCGGCGCGATCGCCGGGGTGTTTCTGCTCGGGGCGTTGCAGAACGTGATGAGTCTTCAGGATGTTTCCGCGCAGTCGCAGATTGTCGTGACCGGTGTGTTGTTGGTTCTGTCCGTGCTGGGGCCCCGGGTTGCACGGCAGGTTTCACTGGCAAGGGCGCAGAGGCTGACGTAG